gatgaggaagcaATCAATGAAGTCACGTGGGAAGTTAGAGTCAAGGGTCTCTTGGTTCTTCTTCACTCTCTTGGCAATGAAGCGCAACGCATCTGACACAATGTCATAGACCCTGGTGTGGGGCCCTGGGAAGTACTTCAGAAAAGTGGGAAACATGTCATAGAGCTGCACGAGAAAAGAAATCATGTTTAGTGGGTTTCTTGCCAAACCCAACTCTAGTATCAGTTGCATTTCTTTAGTTTGCTTTGGAAGGTAGTCTGGAACTATAAACAAAGGGAGCATTCAATATCTCAGTTTTGTTCTGATGAGAATGAATCAAAAGAGCActtttttcagggctgtatatgaacTTCTAGTAGTTGAGAAATAAAAAACATCAGGATAGTATCCAAGACCAATAGTTTTCTAAGCAACTAAATATTATCACAAAGTGAGTAACATTCAGGTACCTGGGACCAGGTTGAGCTCATCTCAAAGAAGAAATTGTATATTATCCTCATAAGGGCCTGGAATTCCTCATCCTCATAGTCAAAGCGCTCCCCAAACACAATGGAGCAAATGATATTGGAGACTGCACGGCTGAGAACGTAGGTGGGCTCTATAGGTTTTCCtgcaacaaaacagcaaaacaaaaacaaataacagaGATCCAGTCTACAGAAAGCACTTTTGGTTCCGAGATGCACACTACGTGCATCCATTAAATGTCGGAATTAGAGAGCAGTATTCCCTCTTTCAGAATTAAGCTATTTTGACTCAACAGAATAAATTTAACCTGCTTGGCAACTCTCTTACTCTCTGTCTTCCAAAATTCCTCCAGCAGGAATTGTACCTCCTCTTGAATTCGCTCCTCAATAGACTTTTTCCCCATCCCAAAACTCTTCAAGACAGTGATGGAATATCGGCGCAGTTGCTTCCAACGTTCTCCATTGGAAAAGCTCACCCCTGAGGGAAAGTGGAAAGAAATCATAAGACATGCAGAAGAAAGAGTTTTAACCATTCTTGCAAAGACAATTGGAGTGCCTCACCATATCCTTCAACAGCCCTCTCCAATGTAGGCTTGGTACTCCTTCCACTgaactcttctgccttgtctattAGAGCCTCCTTCACAGCTTGGTGTCCGCACAAGACCAGAACTGGACGTGATCCCAAATAGACTGTGAAAACGGGGCCATATTTTTTGTGCAGCTGTAGGAGAAATAAACGTTTCACTTCTGGAACTATCATTGTGCTTAGGCAGACATTTTGGAATGGTGTCATTTGAAGTGAATGAATTTGGGATCAAGGAGCACATTTCATTTCACATTGCATTGCAATAGATCTTACAAGTAGAAATGTTAGAAATGGAGGGTACTTTGCATTGAAAACCATATCTCTCCCTATATAATGGGAAATCTCTGGTAAGGCAGGGGAAATTGTCAAAACCACAGACAGACTACAGAACAAAATGGCAATCTTTTCTGTGCTACTTGAGTGAGGAAGACTACCATTATACAAACACATCATTGCATAATATTTATTCAGGGGAGACATAAAAGAAGAATTGCATCTGAACAACAGAAGTCTGTATAGAAAAAAAGCAAgcattcaggttttttaaaactcCTCATGGACATGTTTGAGAAAGCAGCACTTTCTATACGTCAATGACTCCATCACATTTAACACTGGAATCTGTAATGTATGAAGATGTAAGGgactaagggtgtatctacattatAGAAACCGTGCAGCTTGACATGCAGGAATATTTACAACTGTAGTTGTGGAAAATCATATAGATAAAAATCTAAAGCCAATGCAAGAGAAAGAACGGCAGAGGAAGGAAACTAATGAGACAACTCAATGCCTTGGTGAATCTTAATCTTCATAATTTTTCGATTACATCCAAAATGCCCAAGTTGAATTTTAGGGGACAACCACAAACCATGATAAGAGatttctttataaaaaaaatatataaagaaagaaaaaaaaagcaaagaaaaaggatAGCTTCCAAACTTCCTTTCAGGAGATGCAGATGTGTGTGTTCTTACCTCTCTCTCTAACAGTGTTCATGACgtcatttgagaaacactgcttcctGACCATTAAACAAGTTACCAGGTCTTTTTGCCATAAAATATAAGAGTTCAAATTACCTTTAGAAGAGATTTTAAGGTTTCTCCTGACTTGATCTGCAGGAAATTCCCAATCAGGGGCAGGGGAGTGGGTCCCGGAGGAAGTCTCCCCTTGTGCAATTGTTGCACCTTAGATGAGATGAGCAGACAGCAAGAAATAAAGACAGCAAGGAGGAGGATGAGTGTACCAGCCCATTCCATGATGCAGGTTGTCAACTGTCCTTCTCTTTTGGCAGAGTGTGGACACCGGCCTCATCTAGATGGGACTTTGTGGTCTTTTATTGGGGTTGGTTGGGCACCGCCTTCTTTGTTTTATAACTGCTCAAACTTGGTGCACATGTCAACAGTAAGAGCAGACAGAAACCAACCATATTGGCCATTAATCTGTGGAACTAgggaaaaaatattgtttattccTTCATGGCAAGAGATTGGGCATGACATGAATagcccttgtggtgtcttccaactttaggattttgTAATAGTTTCTTTCCTGGTAAATCAGTGCTGTAGATATTTTGTCTAGAAGGCATATGTGTTTCAATGTTTGCATCACAAACATACTAAGATGACTTAGATAAGGTATCCATTTTATTACACCTAAGGAATCATTTACTATATACAGTCAATCCTCAGTTGTCATAGGTTCTGCATTCAACTAACCATGGCTTAAAAATATTTGGGGACAAAAACTCCAAAAAGTAAAACTTACTGATGTATAGCCTCCTGCTATTTGAAAGATCCTAAAGTTCTTCCTGATATTTATGTGAAATGTTTGGCATTTCATATATAGGATGCCTATCTACtccatcattaataataatagcacaaaGCATCTatgattttggtatctatggttTTGAACCAAACCCTGGTGGACACCGAGGGTCCGATGTATATATTTAACACATCACTGAAAGCAGAAGAAATGTTGGCTGATTATCGACCTCTCCAATAATGTCTGCTTTTCCAATTGATAAATCTCAGACACAACCAAGAAGACATGTAATGGCAAAGTCTGACTGTGtggaattaaaaaataatgagaaGACACTATTAACGCCATTTAGATTGGCTAAAACACACAAAGGCCGTaatgataaatgttggaagtctAAACATCAAGAAGGGACAGATTTTTAAGTTGTAGGAACATGTGCAAAAATATCTAATGTTTAGTTGGGTCATTCCAAGGGTGACTCCATCAAAGTCTGTGCAAGAGTAGTGCAGATCAAGGAGGAATGAGAAGATAGCACAATGCCTCTGTGAATACTGATGATCTCCTTAGATGTAACACTATCTCCAAATGACCAGATAACATTTCCAAGGAACAATCACTCACCTTGAGAAGAGAATTTAAGATTTCTGATTACTTGATCTGCAGAAATTCCCAAAGAGAGGCAGAGGAGTGAGTCTCACTAGGAGCATCTTCTTTGATGATTATTTCCTCACAGCTGATGGACTGACAAGATAGGTAGATCTTGTCAGGAGGTAATTGCATCAGCCAACTCCAAGATGTTGGTTTTGTAGACACTCATCTACTCTATATCCATGTATCACACGTAtccttggtggtgcagcaggttaaaccactgagctgctgaacttgctgaccaaaaggttgatggttcaaatctggggagcggggtgagggttaatgccaagggaaacctttacctttactcaatGTATTTTATCAACTGTGGGTTTCTTTGGTAGGTTGTAATGATACAGAAGCAAATAGAGATGAAAGTCAAATTTGCTCAGCTCTTCCTTGGCTAGCTAGTACtgtaaatccttgtgctggcaggactgaagaccgacaggtcacaggttctaatctggggagagtatggatgagttccctctatcaccTCAGCTcctgagggaagcctcccaaaaggatggttaaaacatcaaaacatccaggcgtccc
The sequence above is a segment of the Anolis sagrei isolate rAnoSag1 chromosome Y, rAnoSag1.mat, whole genome shotgun sequence genome. Coding sequences within it:
- the LOC132780562 gene encoding cytochrome P450 2G1-like, with product MEWAGTLILLLAVFISCCLLISSKVQQLHKGRLPPGPTPLPLIGNFLQIKSGETLKSLLKLHKKYGPVFTVYLGSRPVLVLCGHQAVKEALIDKAEEFSGRSTKPTLERAVEGYGVSFSNGERWKQLRRYSITVLKSFGMGKKSIEERIQEEVQFLLEEFWKTERKPIEPTYVLSRAVSNIICSIVFGERFDYEDEEFQALMRIIYNFFFEMSSTWSQLYDMFPTFLKYFPGPHTRVYDIVSDALRFIAKRVKKNQETLDSNFPRDFIDCFLIQMEKEKGNPLSEFNDKNLEHTIFNLFFAGTEMVSSTLRYGFLFLMKYPEVQAKVHEEIDRVIGHNRIPNSEDRRQMPYTYAVIHEVQRVGDLAPMSAAHMVTRDIEFRGYFIPKGMEVCPMLSTVLHDPTMFKSPNAFNPENFLDENGCFKKNDAFVPFSSGKRNCLGESMARMELFLFFTTILQSFQLKPLVPPEDLDPTPLENGFLNVPPFYHLSFIPR